The following are from one region of the Rhodopirellula sp. P2 genome:
- a CDS encoding metal ABC transporter permease, translating into MIGLADSASFWTVEWNWALDGWIVAAGMLCAVASSLLGCFLVLRRMSLLGDAISHAVLPGLAAAFLISGSRSSGWMFLGAVIVGVLTALLSDWIHVRGEVDEGASMGVVFTTLFAAGLIMIVLAADRVDLDPGCVLYGAIESTPLDTWVVPIPILGPTDIPRVVVVLSIVTLINAAFVGLFFKELKMATFDAELATSSGFSAKAIHYVLMTLVAVTAVASFESVGNILVVAMLVVPAATAYLLTDRLGVMILLACVIGAASAWGGHVAAVEIPTWFGFRSTTTAGMMAVATGFAFTLAVVGSPRRGLIPQWIRKQWLRWTILTDDVLALLYRMEEKTLDERPIADAMAMQADLNAWMADVLLTNRFAIKSAVKYHAWRGRIETAQAESSTATAGTSGTGDRSKVLVPKLTGVGRSEAESLVRSHRLWEQYLVTQVDSEGSRIHQQAHQLEHFTDRQLQDQLDHQTDSPEKDPHGSPIPSANDQHP; encoded by the coding sequence ATGATCGGTTTGGCTGACTCCGCGTCATTTTGGACGGTGGAATGGAACTGGGCATTGGACGGATGGATCGTCGCCGCAGGAATGCTGTGCGCGGTGGCGTCGTCGTTGCTCGGCTGTTTCCTGGTGCTTCGCCGCATGAGCCTGCTCGGCGATGCGATCAGTCATGCGGTGCTGCCCGGTTTGGCTGCCGCATTTTTGATTTCCGGCAGTCGTAGCAGCGGATGGATGTTTCTCGGCGCCGTGATCGTGGGGGTTCTGACGGCACTCTTGTCCGACTGGATTCACGTTCGCGGCGAAGTCGACGAGGGCGCCTCGATGGGGGTGGTGTTCACGACGCTGTTCGCCGCCGGGTTGATCATGATCGTGTTGGCGGCCGATCGAGTCGACCTCGATCCAGGATGCGTTTTGTATGGGGCCATTGAATCGACGCCGCTTGATACCTGGGTCGTCCCGATTCCGATTCTCGGTCCCACCGACATTCCGCGAGTCGTGGTCGTGTTGTCAATCGTCACGTTGATCAACGCGGCTTTCGTGGGGCTGTTCTTCAAAGAACTGAAGATGGCAACCTTTGACGCTGAACTGGCCACCTCCAGCGGTTTTTCAGCCAAAGCGATTCACTACGTCCTGATGACGTTGGTGGCTGTGACTGCCGTTGCCAGCTTTGAAAGTGTGGGCAATATCCTGGTCGTTGCGATGTTGGTCGTCCCCGCCGCAACCGCGTATTTGCTGACCGATCGACTGGGCGTCATGATTCTCTTGGCCTGTGTGATCGGCGCGGCGTCCGCCTGGGGCGGCCACGTGGCTGCCGTCGAAATTCCGACTTGGTTCGGTTTCCGGAGCACCACCACGGCGGGCATGATGGCAGTCGCCACGGGATTCGCGTTCACACTGGCCGTGGTGGGATCGCCCCGCCGCGGATTGATTCCCCAGTGGATCCGCAAACAATGGCTGCGTTGGACGATCCTGACGGACGACGTGCTGGCGTTGCTGTACCGAATGGAAGAGAAGACGTTGGACGAACGCCCCATCGCGGATGCCATGGCCATGCAGGCCGACCTCAATGCCTGGATGGCGGACGTCTTGCTGACCAATCGTTTCGCGATCAAATCGGCGGTCAAGTATCACGCTTGGCGTGGCCGCATCGAAACCGCTCAGGCGGAATCGTCGACGGCCACCGCGGGAACGTCGGGCACGGGGGATCGTTCGAAAGTGTTGGTTCCCAAGTTGACGGGGGTTGGGCGATCCGAAGCAGAATCGCTGGTTCGCTCGCACCGTTTGTGGGAACAATACCTGGTCACACAAGTCGACTCGGAAGGCAGTCGGATTCACCAGCAAGCTCACCAGCTCGAACACTTCACCGATCGTCAACTGCAAGACCAACTCGATCATCAAACGGATTCGCCGGAGAAGGACCCGCACGGCAGCCCCATCCCCTCGGCCAACGATCAACACCCATGA
- a CDS encoding metal ABC transporter permease, whose translation MPEHLWRVISLQDHNTRVVIFGAAMLGLAAGLVGCFTLLRRRALVGDALAHAALPGIAIAFLWVTAMGGNGRSLPVLLAGATVSGMFGIASILIIRRGTRIKEDAALGIVLSVFFGLGLELLGIAQQMKNGNKAGLESFIYGKTASMVESDAWLIAIASLICVVVCVGLLKEFKLLCFDEAFAGSRGYPVVLLDAALMSVVVVITIIGLQAVGLVLVIALLVIPAASARFWTDRLVWMMVLSSAIGMLGCLVGAAASAMLPRLPSGAMIVLTTGVGFLISFLVGARRGLLIRMWRRRSLNASIDRQHLLRELYELFETDPNRLSVSWDELVQARSWSNKRLRKILEQASNDGWVSENITKMEFALTERGESEARRLTRRHRLWELYLIHHADIAPQRVDRDADAIEHVLEPETVAELESLLNAELGERRMPTDPHASSAEGVEA comes from the coding sequence ATGCCCGAGCACCTTTGGCGTGTGATCAGTCTGCAAGATCACAACACACGAGTCGTGATTTTTGGCGCCGCGATGCTGGGACTGGCTGCCGGGTTGGTGGGGTGCTTCACGCTGCTTCGTCGCCGGGCCTTGGTCGGCGATGCGCTCGCTCACGCGGCGCTTCCCGGAATCGCGATCGCGTTCCTGTGGGTCACAGCCATGGGAGGCAACGGTCGTTCCCTGCCCGTGTTGTTGGCCGGTGCGACGGTGTCGGGCATGTTCGGGATCGCTTCGATTCTGATCATTCGCCGTGGCACCCGCATCAAAGAGGATGCCGCGCTTGGAATTGTCCTCAGTGTCTTCTTTGGACTCGGACTGGAACTGCTGGGAATCGCTCAGCAAATGAAAAACGGAAACAAGGCCGGACTGGAATCCTTCATCTATGGCAAGACCGCGTCGATGGTCGAGAGCGACGCTTGGCTGATCGCAATCGCATCGTTGATTTGTGTTGTGGTCTGCGTGGGGCTGTTGAAAGAATTCAAACTGCTGTGTTTCGACGAAGCCTTTGCGGGCTCGCGGGGGTACCCCGTCGTGCTGCTCGATGCGGCACTGATGAGCGTGGTGGTCGTGATCACCATCATTGGCCTGCAGGCCGTGGGATTGGTGTTGGTGATTGCCTTGCTGGTCATCCCCGCTGCGTCGGCTCGTTTTTGGACCGACCGTTTGGTTTGGATGATGGTCCTTTCGTCGGCGATTGGCATGCTGGGATGCTTGGTGGGAGCCGCCGCCAGCGCCATGCTGCCGCGATTGCCCAGTGGCGCGATGATCGTGCTGACGACCGGCGTTGGCTTTCTAATCAGTTTTCTGGTCGGGGCTCGCCGAGGCTTGCTGATTCGGATGTGGCGTCGTCGCTCGCTCAACGCCAGCATCGATCGACAACACTTGCTGCGGGAACTCTACGAACTGTTTGAAACCGATCCGAATCGGTTGTCGGTTTCGTGGGACGAACTCGTGCAGGCCAGGAGCTGGTCCAACAAACGACTTCGGAAGATTCTGGAGCAGGCCTCCAACGATGGTTGGGTCAGTGAGAACATCACCAAGATGGAATTTGCTTTGACGGAACGAGGGGAATCCGAAGCCCGCCGCCTCACACGCCGCCACCGTTTGTGGGAACTGTATTTGATTCATCACGCCGACATCGCTCCGCAACGTGTCGACCGTGATGCGGACGCGATTGAACACGTGCTCGAACCGGAAACGGTGGCAGAACTCGAGTCATTGCTCAACGCCGAACTGGGGGAGCGGCGCATGCCGACCGACCCTCACGCCTCTTCCGCGGAAGGAGTCGAGGCATGA
- a CDS encoding metal ABC transporter ATP-binding protein produces MSSSAIPVEPSVPNGSASSGAGDTSSEIALKVDDLTVAYHRKPVIWDVELEIPAGNLVGIVGPNGAGKSTLLKAAMDLMPRASGRVEFFGQPYSKSRSRVGYVPQRESVDWDFPVDALDVVTMGLYRQLGWCMPVRKKHRDMAREALARVGIADLAHRQISQLSGGQQQRTFLARALVQNADLYLMDEPLAAVDAATEAAIIDLLRQMRADGKTAVVIHHDLQSVPDYFDYVVLLNMRVVASGKTEDVFTSENLQKTYGGRLTLLDEATEAMRRRERSI; encoded by the coding sequence ATGAGTTCGTCCGCTATCCCTGTTGAACCTTCTGTTCCGAACGGCTCCGCCTCGTCGGGTGCCGGTGACACGTCGTCGGAAATCGCTTTGAAGGTGGACGATTTGACAGTGGCTTATCACCGCAAACCCGTCATCTGGGACGTCGAACTGGAGATCCCGGCAGGCAACTTGGTCGGCATCGTCGGTCCCAACGGAGCCGGCAAGAGCACGCTGCTCAAAGCGGCCATGGATTTGATGCCGCGGGCGTCGGGGCGAGTCGAGTTTTTTGGCCAACCGTATTCCAAATCTCGCAGCCGAGTGGGCTACGTCCCGCAACGTGAAAGTGTGGACTGGGACTTTCCCGTCGACGCCCTCGATGTGGTGACCATGGGACTGTATCGGCAATTGGGATGGTGCATGCCGGTTCGTAAAAAACACCGCGACATGGCCCGGGAAGCGCTCGCTCGCGTGGGCATCGCTGACCTTGCCCATCGGCAAATCAGCCAGCTATCCGGCGGGCAACAACAGCGCACGTTTCTGGCGCGAGCCCTGGTGCAGAACGCCGACCTGTATTTGATGGACGAACCGCTGGCGGCGGTCGACGCAGCCACCGAAGCAGCGATCATCGACCTGCTTCGTCAAATGCGAGCGGATGGAAAAACGGCGGTTGTGATTCACCACGATTTGCAATCGGTGCCGGACTACTTTGACTATGTCGTGTTGCTGAACATGCGAGTGGTCGCATCGGGCAAGACCGAAGACGTGTTCACCAGTGAAAACCTGCAGAAGACTTACGGCGGCCGATTGACGTTGCTGGACGAAGCCACCGAAGCCATGCGTCGCCGGGAACGGTCGATCTGA
- a CDS encoding metal ABC transporter solute-binding protein, Zn/Mn family, with translation MRTTTRSSNSSAGFRRTANAVFGALLTILVVTVGGCTNSSGKPKSGKLQVLATTAMVGDVVKAVGGDMIEVTVLLGPGVDPHLYKTTRDDVAQILDADVVFYSGLMLEGKMSDTFAKVGKSKPVFAVTEDLDHDKLLSDSQQTGHPDPHVWFDVELWSLTANKVAEVLGEQLPEHLDTFAMNSANYQSDLRDLAADAKAALATIPEDQRILITSHDAFGYLGRAYGIEVMGVQGISTDSEAGLQRINELVDLIVDQKVPAVFVETSVNGKSIQALIDGAHSRGHSVKIGGELFSDAAGEAGTYEGSYPGMIDHNVTLITRALGGEAPENGLRGKLSMDAETTAETSNVPN, from the coding sequence CACCAACTCATCCGGCAAACCCAAGAGCGGCAAACTTCAGGTTCTCGCCACCACCGCGATGGTGGGCGACGTCGTCAAAGCGGTCGGTGGTGACATGATCGAAGTCACTGTGTTGCTCGGTCCGGGCGTCGACCCGCACCTCTACAAAACGACTCGCGATGACGTGGCTCAAATTTTGGATGCCGACGTGGTGTTCTATTCGGGTTTGATGCTGGAAGGCAAAATGTCGGACACCTTTGCGAAGGTCGGGAAATCCAAACCCGTTTTCGCAGTGACAGAGGACTTGGATCACGACAAACTTCTGTCCGATTCTCAGCAAACCGGGCACCCCGATCCACACGTCTGGTTCGATGTCGAGCTGTGGTCGCTCACCGCCAACAAAGTTGCGGAAGTCCTTGGGGAACAGTTGCCCGAACACCTGGATACGTTTGCGATGAATTCAGCGAACTACCAATCTGATTTGCGAGATCTCGCCGCAGACGCCAAAGCCGCGCTCGCGACAATCCCAGAGGATCAACGAATCCTGATCACCTCGCACGATGCGTTTGGCTACCTGGGCCGAGCCTACGGGATCGAGGTCATGGGTGTGCAAGGGATTTCCACCGACTCAGAAGCCGGACTGCAACGCATCAACGAACTCGTCGACTTGATCGTTGATCAAAAGGTTCCCGCCGTCTTTGTCGAAACCAGCGTGAATGGAAAAAGCATTCAAGCCTTGATCGATGGCGCCCATTCTCGCGGGCACTCGGTCAAAATTGGCGGGGAACTGTTTTCCGACGCCGCTGGCGAAGCGGGAACTTACGAGGGCAGCTACCCTGGGATGATCGATCACAATGTGACACTGATCACCCGAGCCCTGGGAGGCGAAGCCCCCGAGAATGGATTGCGAGGCAAACTGAGCATGGACGCGGAAACGACAGCCGAGACCTCGAACGTTCCGAATTAG